From a single Candidatus Melainabacteria bacterium RIFOXYA2_FULL_32_9 genomic region:
- a CDS encoding 30S ribosomal protein S9 translates to MPEVVATGVGRRKCAIARIRLVPGKGRVFINNRTIKDYFGNRATLEMMVYQPLVLTQNEANFDVQIKVVGGGVSAQAGAIRHGISRALLQQNPETKGILRPEGLLTRDARVKERKKYGRKRARKRFQFSKR, encoded by the coding sequence ATGCCAGAAGTAGTAGCTACTGGAGTTGGACGTAGAAAATGCGCTATAGCACGTATAAGGTTAGTTCCAGGAAAAGGTAGAGTTTTTATCAATAATAGAACAATAAAAGATTATTTCGGTAATCGTGCGACCCTTGAAATGATGGTTTACCAACCACTTGTTTTAACACAAAACGAGGCAAATTTTGATGTTCAAATAAAAGTTGTTGGTGGTGGCGTTAGTGCACAAGCTGGTGCAATAAGGCATGGCATATCAAGAGCATTATTACAACAAAATCCTGAAACTAAAGGTATTTTAAGACCAGAAGGGCTCTTAACAAGAGATGCAAGAGTTAAAGAGCGTAAGAAATATGGTCGTAAGCGTGCAAGAAAGCGCTTCCAATTCTCAAAACGTTAA
- a CDS encoding 50S ribosomal protein L13 — MKTYSAKPHEVEAKWYLIDATNQTLGRLASAVANILRGKHKPQYTPHIDTGDFVIIVNADKISVSGKKETDKIYHHHTGYPSGLRSISFKDMMQKHPTRALEKAIRGMLPHNTLGEQQFQKLKIYAGAEHPHQAQQPIEYNVEVNK, encoded by the coding sequence ATGAAAACATATTCAGCAAAGCCTCATGAAGTTGAAGCAAAATGGTATTTAATTGATGCTACAAACCAAACATTGGGTCGTTTAGCGTCAGCAGTTGCTAATATCTTAAGAGGTAAACATAAACCACAATATACACCACATATAGACACAGGTGATTTTGTGATTATTGTTAATGCAGACAAAATTTCAGTTTCAGGCAAAAAAGAAACAGATAAGATTTATCATCATCATACAGGTTATCCTTCAGGTCTTCGCTCAATAAGCTTCAAAGATATGATGCAAAAGCATCCAACAAGAGCGTTAGAAAAGGCTATTCGTGGTATGTTACCACATAATACGCTAGGAGAACAGCAATTTCAGAAATTAAAAATATATGCAGGAGCTGAACATCCTCATCAAGCCCAACAGCCAATCGAGTACAATGTGGAGGTTAATAAATAA
- a CDS encoding tRNA pseudouridine(38-40) synthase TruA, with product MVVEYNGSLYAGSQKQPKQKTVQSELESAVSVLTKQEIKVIFSGRTDTGVHAKGQVVHFDLPYQLNTYRFMNSLNAILPSDISVSIIKELNRDFHSQKSATARWYRYTINNKPQRSVWQKEVLNIRQELNINEINKALSFLLGNHDFSSFKTTNSSNPVTDCTVIYAECSSEAGVIYIDIIANRFLYNMVRIIVGTLINIGKGIFPAEYMLEVLNAKDRTKAGPTARPEGLTLMSVYYEKKYNLSDYFNMETIYNENIFSKAS from the coding sequence ATGGTTGTAGAATATAATGGCAGTTTGTACGCTGGTAGTCAAAAACAGCCTAAGCAAAAAACTGTTCAATCAGAACTTGAATCGGCTGTATCTGTTTTAACAAAACAAGAGATAAAAGTTATTTTCTCTGGAAGAACAGATACTGGTGTTCATGCTAAAGGACAAGTAGTTCATTTTGATTTACCATACCAACTTAATACCTATAGATTTATGAACTCCTTAAACGCTATATTACCAAGTGATATAAGCGTTAGTATAATTAAAGAACTAAATCGTGATTTCCACAGCCAAAAAAGTGCTACAGCCAGATGGTATAGATACACAATTAATAATAAACCCCAAAGATCCGTATGGCAAAAAGAAGTACTTAACATAAGGCAAGAACTCAATATAAATGAGATAAATAAGGCATTAAGCTTCTTGCTTGGAAACCATGATTTCAGCAGCTTTAAGACTACAAATAGTAGTAATCCGGTCACTGATTGTACTGTGATATATGCAGAGTGTAGTTCAGAGGCAGGTGTTATCTATATAGATATTATTGCAAACAGATTCTTATATAATATGGTAAGAATCATAGTAGGAACATTAATAAATATTGGAAAAGGGATTTTTCCAGCAGAATATATGCTTGAAGTTCTTAATGCAAAAGACAGAACTAAAGCAGGCCCGACTGCAAGACCAGAGGGCTTAACATTAATGTCAGTATATTACGAAAAAAAATATAATTTATCCGACTATTTTAATATGGAGACCATTTATAATGAAAACATATTCAGCAAAGCCTCATGA
- a CDS encoding 50S ribosomal protein L17: MRHQRKIHQLGRPQDQRKALLRTLATSLFMYGEIKTTMAKAKALKEYAEHIITLGKRGDLHARRQAIKLVYDLSTENLTCAKCEKAYSTKEHKDEKCECGEKLSKETVVQKLFSKIGPNYAERNGGYTRIYRLPPRRGDAAEMALIQLV; encoded by the coding sequence ATGAGACATCAACGTAAAATACATCAATTAGGAAGACCACAAGACCAAAGAAAAGCGCTTTTAAGAACTTTAGCAACCTCATTGTTCATGTATGGAGAAATAAAAACAACAATGGCTAAAGCTAAAGCATTAAAAGAATATGCAGAACACATTATCACTCTGGGTAAAAGAGGTGATCTTCACGCAAGAAGACAGGCTATAAAGTTAGTTTATGATTTATCAACCGAAAATCTTACCTGTGCTAAGTGTGAAAAAGCATATTCCACAAAAGAGCATAAAGATGAAAAATGTGAATGTGGTGAGAAATTAAGCAAAGAAACAGTAGTACAAAAACTGTTCTCAAAAATTGGCCCAAATTATGCTGAAAGAAATGGTGGTTATACAAGAATTTACAGATTACCGCCAAGACGTGGTGATGCAGCAGAAATGGCATTAATTCAACTAGTATAA
- a CDS encoding DNA-directed RNA polymerase subunit alpha: MDLKIRCVNTTTDSDGSIYGKFAIEPLERGYGTTIGNSLRRVLLSSLEGAAVTSVRIEGVTHEYTSIPGVVEDVIDIILNLKGLVVKTESKEPQHLRLEITEPGPVLASEIQLPAGVKIINPDWLICTIAEGGSLNADIVIETGKGYVTTEVLKENRNGMAVDMLPIDAAFMPVRKVSYTVENTRVGQITDYDKLILEIWTNGSIDVNTALSQAANLLIEHFLPIASLTGQTTMVGAPQAPVEPKPETTTPTIGIEELELSVRAYNCLKRASINSLSDLLQKSENDLLNIKNFGKKSSDEVIEKLSAFGLKLAPNPEPTGEEGK, from the coding sequence ATGGATTTAAAAATAAGATGCGTGAACACAACAACTGACTCAGATGGTTCAATTTACGGTAAATTTGCAATTGAGCCATTAGAGCGTGGATATGGTACAACAATTGGAAATTCACTAAGAAGAGTTTTATTATCCAGTTTAGAAGGTGCTGCTGTAACATCTGTAAGAATAGAAGGCGTTACTCATGAATATACTTCTATTCCAGGTGTAGTAGAAGACGTTATCGATATAATACTAAATCTAAAGGGTCTAGTAGTTAAAACAGAAAGCAAAGAACCTCAACATTTAAGATTAGAGATAACAGAACCAGGGCCTGTTTTAGCAAGCGAGATACAATTACCAGCCGGAGTCAAAATAATTAATCCGGATTGGTTAATCTGCACAATTGCAGAAGGCGGCAGCCTCAATGCTGATATAGTAATTGAAACAGGTAAAGGCTACGTAACAACAGAAGTACTGAAAGAAAATAGAAACGGCATGGCTGTAGATATGCTACCAATAGATGCAGCTTTTATGCCAGTAAGAAAAGTAAGCTACACTGTTGAAAATACACGTGTAGGACAAATTACAGACTATGACAAATTAATATTAGAAATTTGGACAAATGGCAGCATAGATGTAAATACTGCCTTAAGTCAAGCAGCAAATTTACTAATTGAGCACTTCTTACCAATAGCATCATTAACAGGTCAAACAACAATGGTGGGCGCTCCACAAGCCCCGGTAGAGCCAAAACCAGAAACAACAACTCCAACCATTGGTATTGAAGAATTAGAACTCTCTGTAAGAGCATATAACTGCTTAAAGAGAGCAAGCATCAACTCACTTAGTGATTTATTACAAAAATCAGAAAACGATTTATTAAATATTAAGAACTTTGGTAAAAAGTCCTCTGATGAAGTAATAGAAAAACTCAGTGCATTTGGTCTTAAGCTTGCCCCTAACCCAGAACCAACTGGTGAAGAAGGCAAATAA
- a CDS encoding 30S ribosomal protein S4: MARYTGPVCKKCRTEEQKLFLKGERCYTNKCSVAKRAYPPGQHGQARKKPSEYALHLREKQKVRNTYLVLEKQFAKYFEQAERKTGVTGTILLQILESRFDNVLYQSGLVSSRKQARQLIRHRHFLINGKLVDIPSYRLKPSDEIAVKAKSQKTIKDIIEVQTVTPQPKWLSVDKDALKVRIESLPEREDLSPNIKEHLIIEYYSK, translated from the coding sequence TTGGCTAGGTATACAGGACCGGTATGTAAAAAATGTAGAACAGAAGAGCAAAAGCTTTTTCTAAAAGGAGAGCGTTGCTATACTAATAAGTGTTCTGTTGCTAAACGTGCATATCCGCCAGGGCAACACGGACAAGCAAGAAAAAAACCATCAGAATATGCTTTGCATTTAAGAGAAAAGCAAAAAGTACGTAATACATATTTAGTGCTTGAAAAACAGTTTGCTAAATACTTTGAACAAGCTGAACGTAAAACTGGTGTTACAGGTACTATATTATTACAGATTCTCGAATCAAGATTTGATAATGTATTATACCAATCAGGCTTGGTTTCAAGCCGTAAACAAGCAAGACAGCTAATTAGACACAGACATTTCCTGATAAATGGAAAATTAGTTGATATTCCATCATACAGATTAAAACCAAGCGACGAAATAGCTGTTAAAGCAAAAAGCCAAAAAACTATAAAAGACATCATTGAGGTTCAAACAGTAACACCTCAACCAAAATGGCTCAGTGTAGATAAAGATGCCCTAAAAGTAAGAATTGAATCCTTACCTGAAAGAGAAGATCTGAGCCCAAATATTAAAGAACACTTAATTATTGAATACTATTCCAAATAA
- a CDS encoding 30S ribosomal protein S11: MAKPKVKTKKKEKKNVVQGKVHIQSTFNNTIVTSTDMLGNAIAWASAGTSGFKGARKGTPFAAQSAAETVAKKSMEQGMKTTEIYVSGPGSGRETAIRAIQSAGLEITLIKDVTPIPHNGCRPPKKRRV; this comes from the coding sequence ATGGCTAAACCAAAGGTAAAAACAAAGAAAAAAGAAAAAAAGAATGTGGTACAAGGAAAAGTTCACATTCAATCAACATTTAATAACACAATCGTAACATCAACAGATATGCTCGGGAATGCGATAGCCTGGGCAAGCGCTGGCACGTCAGGTTTTAAAGGTGCAAGAAAAGGCACCCCCTTTGCAGCACAATCCGCGGCAGAAACTGTTGCAAAGAAATCAATGGAACAAGGTATGAAAACAACAGAAATTTATGTTAGTGGACCTGGTTCAGGTAGAGAAACAGCTATTAGAGCTATTCAAAGTGCTGGACTGGAAATTACCTTGATTAAGGACGTTACTCCAATACCTCACAACGGATGTCGTCCTCCAAAGAAAAGAAGAGTATAA
- a CDS encoding 30S ribosomal protein S13 — translation MARIAGVDLPRNKRMVIALTYIYGIGPTISKKILENTKISEDTKTDNLTEDEINRLREEIDKYQVEGDLRRAEGQNVKRLIEINSYRGMRH, via the coding sequence ATGGCTAGAATCGCTGGAGTTGATTTACCACGTAATAAGCGAATGGTAATAGCTCTAACTTACATATATGGAATTGGGCCAACAATATCAAAAAAAATTCTTGAAAACACAAAAATTTCAGAAGATACAAAAACCGACAACTTAACAGAGGACGAGATTAACCGTTTAAGAGAAGAAATTGATAAATATCAGGTTGAAGGCGATCTCAGAAGAGCTGAAGGCCAAAACGTTAAAAGATTAATTGAAATTAATTCATATAGAGGTATGCGCCACC
- a CDS encoding 50S ribosomal protein L36: MKVRTSVKKICDKCKVIRRKGRVAIICENPKHKQRQG, translated from the coding sequence ATGAAAGTTAGAACATCTGTAAAAAAAATATGCGACAAATGTAAAGTAATTAGAAGAAAAGGCAGAGTAGCAATAATTTGTGAAAACCCAAAACACAAACAAAGACAAGGATAA
- a CDS encoding translation initiation factor IF-1 → MTKDVIEFEGTIVESLPNAMFKVELENGHMVLAHISGKIRKNFIRILPGDKVKVELTPYDLSRGRITYRLK, encoded by the coding sequence ATGACAAAAGACGTAATTGAATTTGAAGGCACAATCGTAGAATCACTACCTAATGCCATGTTCAAAGTAGAACTAGAAAATGGACATATGGTACTGGCTCATATATCCGGCAAAATTAGAAAGAATTTTATTAGAATTTTACCGGGCGATAAAGTAAAAGTTGAGTTAACACCTTACGACTTGAGTAGAGGCAGAATAACTTACAGACTAAAATAA